TTCATTGGATTTTAATGATGCAAAAATAGAAGAGAAAACACCTATTTTATTTAAAGGAATTGAGATAGGAAGAGTTACAAATATTAAATTAAATGAAGATATTTTAAGTGCAAAAGCTTATGTTTATGAAGAGTATAAATATTTACTAACAAAAAATTCAAGATTTTTTGTAGAAGAGCCAACTATTTCATTTGGGGGCATAAAAAATTTAGGAAATATTATAAAAGGAAACTATATATCTCTTGATTATAAAGAAGGGGAATTTAGTGATAAATTTTCAGGAGTTTCTAAAAAAGATTTAAAAAAGAGTTTAGATACTATAAAAATAGATTTAGTAGCGGATAGTTTAAACTCTATAAATGATAGGTCAAAAATATATTACAAAAATATTGAGATTGGAAGAGTTGATAGTTATGAATTAAGTAAAGATTATAAGAGTGTTAGAATTTCAATATTAATAGATGAAAGATATAAAGATTTGATAAATGACAATAGTAAATTTTATGATATGAGTTCAAAACTTGTAGAGATAAAAAACTTTGATATGAATGTAAATTATAGTGGTTTAGAGTCTGTTTTAAATGGAGCAATTGGTTTGGTTTCAAATAAAAATGAGGCTAAATTAAATAAAAAAGAGTTTACTTTATTTCCATCGTATAAAGATATAGAAAAAATCAATAGAGATAAAAATAGTGGTTTTATAGTTTATACAGAGTTTGATAATAGTTTTATAATAAAAGAGAATATGGCACTTGTTTATAAAAATCAAGAGATAGGTTTTGTAAAAAATATAAAATTTGACAATATAGTATCAAAAGTGGAGTTTTTTGTTTATGAAGATTTTAGGCAATATATTAAAAATACAAGTAGATTTTTTAAAAAACCAAAAATAGATTTCAAAGCAAGTCTTAGTGGAGTTATATTTGAAGTTGATAATTTTAGCTCATTTTTAGAAGGCTCAATAGAACTAGATAATAGCTCAAAAACTCCTTTAGGAAATCATGAAATATATGCTAGTTTTGATGAAATGCAAATGGCTACAAATATGGTAACTATTGTATTTGATGATGTAGAAGGTTTACAAGAGGATTTCTCAAAAATAGTTTATAAGGGTGCAAATATTGGAAAAGTTAAAAAAATATCTTTAAATAAAAATCAAAAAGTAGAAGTAAAAGCTATAATTGATAGAGACTTTAATGAGTTTGCAAAAGAGGGAACTATTTACTATCTAAAAAAACCTAGAATTTCTCTACAAGAAGTAGCAAATGTAGGTTCAACTATTATGGCTGTAAATATAGGTGTAATTAAAAATGATAAAAATGAAAAGAGTGGATATCAAACAAGTTTTATTGGAAGTGATAAAGAACCAGCAGTAAACTCTCACTTTGGAACTATAATAAAAGTAGAGGATAAAACAGCTTCAAGTGTAAATGTTGATTCTCCAATTTATTATAAAAATGTACAAATAGGAAAAGTTCTAAAAGTTGATTTAAGTGAAGATGCTTCAAGAGTAATTATTGATTGTTTGATACAAGATAAGTATAAAAAATTTGTGCGAAAGAATTCAGAGTTTTATGATATTAGTGGCTTTGAAATGGAATTTTCTATCTTTAGTGGTTCAAAAATAGAGTCAAATACAATTACAAGTATCATAAAAGGTGGTTTAGTTGTAGTAACTCCTTATGATTATAAAGAGATAGCTACAACTAATGATAGATTTAACTTAAATAAAACTTTAAGAGATGATTGGAAAATAATAAGTCCTAGTATTAAATGATATTTTTTAAGTAAAATTTAAGATTAATACCTATATAATTATTTTATCAAAGGATAATTTTTATCCTTTATAAATTAATTTTAGGAGATAGGTATGAAAAAAATAATGACAACAACAGGTGGAAATCCAATCGCAGATAATCAAAACTCAATCACAGCAGGTGAAAGAGGACCAGTTTTATTACAAGATTATCAATTAATTCAAAAATTAGCTCATCAAAATAGAGAAAGAATTCCTGAAAGAGTAGTTCATGCAAAAGGAAGTGGAGCTTTTGGAGAACTTGAAATAACTGAAGATATATCAAAATATACAAAAGCGAAAGTTTTACAAAAGGGTGAAAAAACAAAACTTCTTTTAAGAATTTCAACAGTTGCAGGAGAAAGAGGTGCGGCAGATGCCGAAAGAGATGTAAGAGGATTTGCTCTTAAATTTTATACAAAAGAGGGAAATTGGGATTTAGTTGGAAATAATACACCAGTATTCTTTGTAAGAGATGCTATAAAATTCCCTGATTTTATTCATACTCAAAAAAGAGATCCTCAATCAAATTTAAGAAGTAATACTGCAATGTGGGATTTCTGGTCATTAAGTCCTGAAAGTTTACACCAAGTAACTATTTTGATGTCAGATAGAGGTTTACCAAAATCACTAAGACATATAAATGGATATGGTTCGCATACATATAGTTTAATTAACTCTAACAATGAGAGATTTTGGGTGAAATTCCACTTTAAAACTCTTCAAGGAATAGAGACTATTACAAACAAAGAAGCAGAAGCTATTGTAGGAAAAGATAGAGAGTCAAATCAAAGAGATCTATTTACAAATATAGAATCAGGAAACTTTCCAAAATGGAGCTTTGAGATTCAAATAATGACAGAAGAACAAGCAAAAAACTGTGCATTTAATCCTTTTGATTTAACAAAAGTTTGGCCACATGGTGATTATCCTATGATAAAAGTTGGAACTATGACTCTAAATGAAAATCCAAAAAACTACTTCCAACAAGTAGAACAAGCAGCATTTAGTCCATCAAATATTGTTCCAGGGATTAGTTTTTCACCTGATAAAATGTTACAAGCTAGAATTTTCTCATATCCAGATGCACAAAGATATAGAGTTGGAACACACTATGAGATGTTGCCTGTAAATAAACCAATTGTTGAAGTAAATACATATAACCTTGATGGAAGTATGAATTTCCAAGTAAAAGAGCCAACAAAAGCATTTTATGAGCCAAATAGTTTTGATGGACCAGTTGAAGATGCAAGTTTCTTAGAGCCAGATTTAGAAGTTGGAGATATTGCTAAAAGATATAACCATAGAATTGGAAATGATGATTTTTCTCAACCAAGAGCACTATTTATGCTTATGAGTCAAAATCAAAAAGAGCAACTATTTAGTAATATTGCTGAAGCTATGGGTGGAGTTCCAAGAAATATTATAGATAGACAAATTGCATTATTTGAGCAAGTTCATAGTGATTATGCAGCTGGTGTTAAAAAAGCTTTAGGTATATAAATAGGAAAAATATGGAAGTTTCACAAGAAGAGTTAAAACGATATGAAGAGTTGCAAGTTCTTGCACTTGATTTTGCAAGAACTGGAAAAACAGAAAATTTAAAAGCAATGATTGAAGCTGGAATGGGTCTGAATTTGACTGATCATAAAGGAAATACTCTTTTGATGTTAGCTTCATATAATGGAAATCTAGAAACTACACAAATGCTAGTAGATTTTGGTGCAGATGTTGATAGAAAAAATGATAGAGGACAAACGCCACTTGCTGGTGTTTGTTTTAAAGGTTATTTGGAAATTGTAAAAGTTTTAGTGGAAAATGGTGCAAATATTCATGAAAATAATGGAATGGGTACAACTCCACTAATGTTTGCTAGTATGTTTGGAAATACTGAAATAGTAAAATATCTAAATGAGAAAGATATTAATAAAAGTTTTAAATCAAAACTCTATTTTTGGTTTTCAAAAATTATTAAATTTTTCAAAAAAAAGAGTTAGTAAAATCTCTAACTCTTTTTAATCTCTAAAATCTATTTTTTTACAACAGAATCTACATCTATTTCAATAGAGTTCCAATCTTTATCAACTTCACCATAAATTGTAACACTATCTTTAGGTGTAACAGTAACACCTTTCCAATCATCATTATCTATCTCTATTGTAATATCTCCAGTTTGGTCACGAAATAGATATTTATCTTTTCCTAAATGTTGAACAATATTACCTTCTAAAACTACGGGCATATCATCTTTAGATGTTTTTACTTTCTCTACAGTTGTTTTTGAAATACTAGGACCATTAAATCCACCTTGCTCTGTTTGTATTGTTTGTGAAGTTTGTCCTACAAATTCAGCAAAAACTGATGTTGAAGCAAATAATAAACTAGCCATTATAATACTTTTTTTCATTTTGAACTCCTTTTAATTGTTTGTATATTGTAATTAAAACAAACAATTATTAGCAAAAAATTAATTTTTTAGCTTTTTTATAAATTTTACCAATAAATAGTAATTCTAAATCCATTTGGAGTGATATTTTCAAAATTTAAATGTAGATTATGAAGTTTTGCAATTTGCATAACAATAGAAAAACCAAGCCCACTTCCTATTTGTTTTTGACCTGTTGGTCGTATAAATCTTTCTCCTATGTTTTCTAAAATTTCAGAATTTATCCCTTTTCCATTATCTTCAATAATTAAACTATTTTTTTCTAATTCAATTTTTATATTAGTTCCATTTTCATTATATTTTATAGCATTATCAAGTAAATTTCTAATAAGTAAAGATAAAACAAAATCTTCTCCATTTATGGATTTAATATTATTTTTGTGTAAAAAATTTATAGATATATTTTTCTCTTTTGCTTTAAACTCTAACTCTTTAATGGTTGAATTTATAATTTCAATCCAATCTATTTTAGATATATTTTCAAACTCATTGATTGATTCTAATCTTGAAAGTGCTAAAAGTTGCTCTATCATTCTTGTTGCTCTATTTACACCTATTTCAATATTATTTAGAGATTTTAAAAGTAAATCTTTATCATCTAAAGATAGTTTTGCAACTTCAGTTTGGATTTTTATTGCTGTAAGTGGAGTTTTAAGTTCATGTGCTGCATTTGAAGTAAATCGTCTCTCTTTTTCTATCATAGTATTTGTTTTTATAAATAGTGAATTTAAAGCTTTTATTACTGGTTTTAACTCTTTTGTACTATTTTCATCTAAAGTTGAACTATCCTTTGCATCTCTTAAAGTTAAATCCTTTGACAATTTATTTAAAGGTTTTAGCTCTTTTGTTATTAAAAGTATTGTAATAATAATTAAAAAAGGGAGTATAAAAAGCCAAGGGTATATTAAATCTTCTAAGATATCAAATATCAAATCATCAATAAACTCTTTTTCTGAAGCAACTACAACTACAAATTTTTTATTGTTACTTAACATCCAAATAATTCTAAATTTTTTATTTTCTTCAAAAATAACTCCATCTTTACTACTTAGTATGGAAGGATTAAATAGAAAATTTTTACTATCTTCTCCATCTGTATATAGTATATTTCCATCTATTGAAAAGATAGAAAAAGTTAGAGCATCATCATCAACTGACATATATTTTTCCATATCATCAAGAGTTTGTTTTGATTGATTTTGTAGAATTCCAATATTTGAGTTAGAAAGCCTTTGTGCAAAATGAAAAAGCTCTGTATTAAACATTTCAATTAAAGATTTTTTTGTTTGATACATACTAATAGAAGTGGCAATAAATGAAGCTATAATAAATAAAAAAAGTAAAATAAAAGCTAATCTTAATCTTAAACTTAGATTTTTCATTTTTTATCTTCCAATTTATATCCAGCGCCATAAATTGTCTTTATATAGCTATTTCCAAGTTTTTTTCTAATAGCATGTATAAAAACATCGAGGGTATTTGAATTTAGCTCTTTGTCAAAATCATAAAGTTTTTCACTAATAGTCTCTCTACTTAAAACCACCCCTTTATTTAACATAAAAATTTTAAGAACCTTTATCTCTTTTGCTGTAAAATCTATTTCTTTACCATTTTTTGTAACTTTTTGTTCTGCTAGATAGAGTTTTATATCTGCTACTTCTATAAACTCTGCAACTTCACCATAACTTCGTCTAATCAATGCACTAACTCTTGCTTGTAATTCAGCTAAAGAAAAAGGTTTGCAAAGATAATCATCTGCACCTTTGTTTAAGCCTTCAATTCTTTGATTTATGGCATCTCTTGCAGTTAGTATAATTACAGGAGTTTTTATCTTCTTTTCTCGCCAAAATTTTAAAATATCAAGACCATCCATACTAGGAAGGCTTAAATCAAGGATAACAGCATCATAATTTGCCATCATTAAAGCATCTTTTCCATCAAGACCATCTTCAAACCAATCCACAGTAAATCCAAGTTTTTTTAAACCTGCTACTATCCCATCACCAATTAAACTATCATCTTCAATAAGTAAAATTTTCATAAATCATCTTTTTGTTTTTACTATTTATATCAAAAGAATATTAGTAAAAAATTAATAATCAATTTTTTATATAGTTCTCTTTTTTGTCAATAGTATCTAATTCTTGACCTATTTCTTGGTATCTTTTGAAATAGTACTTTACAAAAGAGTTGATATTTTCATCATTTGGCATAAAATATTTCTCTTTTTTTGTAGCATAACGATTTAAAAACTCTGTTGCATCTAGTTTTTCTAAATAGTGTTTAGCTAAAGCAGTGTAGTTTTCAATATACCAAGCCTTTAATTTTTCAAATTTTTTATCACTTATATCTATATTTAGTTTTCTGTTTTCATTATCCCAATCTAAAACTCTGCTTTCAAATAATCCACTTAAATGAATTAATCCTTCACAATAGTATGGTTGAACTTCATCAACTTCCATCCAACCAATCAATCCAACACTTCGTTTTACTAAATCTATTAAAACTTGCTCTTTTAAGTGCTTTTCATCATTTTCAACATCCAGTAAATATGAGATTAATCCACCTGTTGTTGCTTTGAACTCTTCAATATTTTTGAAATTTCCAGTTTTATTCATAAAGCTTTCTGTCTCTTCATCACACCATAAAATATGCCCATATTCATGCCCAATAGTACTTATATCATAAACTTGATGCCAAGAAGCAGTTTCATTAAATAAAAATGTTCTATCTTTTGTTAATAACTCTTGTCCAAAAATCTCAAGGCTTAGTTTTAAAAATGGTTTTGCTCTACTACTTTGTAAAATTTCATCAGAGAATGCAAATATTTTTTTACCTTCTTCTAAACTTACTACTTCATCATTTGGTACAACTTGGGCTGAAAAAAGTCCATTTAATTCTGCACCAAAAAATAGTGCTGGTCGTCCAACATAAAGTTGAACTTTATCAAGTGAAGCGAAACTAAAATCATAGATTTTTTTATATTTTGTATTTGCCTCAAAACTACTATAAATTTTGCTAAATGCACTTTTTATCTTATTTACTCTATGGTCATTTTGTGCAAATTTTGGATTTGTAACTCTTATATCCCACTCTAGGGCAACTGCTTTTCTAAAGTGGTCTTCATAATATTCTAAGGGGTGTCCTATTTGAATTGGAGTTTTTATTTTCATCCAAGCTCTATCTACATCTGCCCATTTTGAAACTAACTCATTTGTTCTATCTTCACTAAAAGCTTTGATAAGTGCTTGTATATATAAAATATAATCCCATTTTTGGTTATATATTTCATCTTCAAGTTCAATTAGTTTATCTGCAAACTCTTCAAGTGCATCTACAACTTCTGTTGTCTCTTTTTTGAAAGCTTTTATATAGGCTTGAGATTTGTATTTTTCACCATCTTTTACTAAAGCTGAATAACATCTATCAGCAGTTATTCCAGCATGTCCTAAATCAAAAAGTTTTTCATCTTCAAGATATTTCATTATTTTTGCTTCATCGCCATCAAATCTAAGCATTAACTCTTTATTTATACCATTTATAATATGAGCTGTCCAAGAAGTTTGCCAAGATGACATTTGAAGTCCTATATTATAAACTCCTATAAATATTTCTCTATAAAACTGGTTTAGAAGTGAATTTTGAACGATAAAATCTATAAATTTTGTGTGAATATCATGCCAATACTCTTTTACAAATTGGTATGCTTTTTCTTGATAAGCGATAATCTCTTTTTCATTCTTTTCAAGTTTTTTTAGAACTTGAACTAAACTATCATCTCGTAAGTTTACAACTCTTGTAACAAGTGCAAATCTTAAATCACTACTCATTTCAAGATTTAAAGATTTTGCAAAATCATTTATAAGTGTTAGTTTATCAAACTCTTCATTTTCTAAATATTTTATAAGTTCATTTGTTTTTGATTTTTGATTTTCTAAAAAGTCATATATCTTTTGTAAATCATTTAAAAATTGTTCTTTTGTCATAGTTTAGCCTTTATTTTTTGAAGTTCGTATTATATCAAAAGCTAGATTTTTTCAGTTTTAAATGCTTACAAAATTTTATATTAATGAATTAGTTCTTTCCGAAAATTATTTAATTTATCTTCATTTTGTCCAAAAAGACTTTGTTCATACTCTTTTAATAATGCTTCTTCAATATCTTTGTAAATTACAGTTTCTCCACTCATATATAATGAAAGAAATTGTAAAGAACTTAAAACTGTCCAATGAATAGGTTTTGTTAATGAAAATAAACTTTTTAATCTTGGACAATACTCATTTCTTAAACTATTTTTATTTTCTTTAGGTGGTAATACTATATTTATACCTTTTGAGTTAAAATCTT
The Aliarcobacter faecis genome window above contains:
- the ciaB gene encoding invasion protein CiaB yields the protein MTKEQFLNDLQKIYDFLENQKSKTNELIKYLENEEFDKLTLINDFAKSLNLEMSSDLRFALVTRVVNLRDDSLVQVLKKLEKNEKEIIAYQEKAYQFVKEYWHDIHTKFIDFIVQNSLLNQFYREIFIGVYNIGLQMSSWQTSWTAHIINGINKELMLRFDGDEAKIMKYLEDEKLFDLGHAGITADRCYSALVKDGEKYKSQAYIKAFKKETTEVVDALEEFADKLIELEDEIYNQKWDYILYIQALIKAFSEDRTNELVSKWADVDRAWMKIKTPIQIGHPLEYYEDHFRKAVALEWDIRVTNPKFAQNDHRVNKIKSAFSKIYSSFEANTKYKKIYDFSFASLDKVQLYVGRPALFFGAELNGLFSAQVVPNDEVVSLEEGKKIFAFSDEILQSSRAKPFLKLSLEIFGQELLTKDRTFLFNETASWHQVYDISTIGHEYGHILWCDEETESFMNKTGNFKNIEEFKATTGGLISYLLDVENDEKHLKEQVLIDLVKRSVGLIGWMEVDEVQPYYCEGLIHLSGLFESRVLDWDNENRKLNIDISDKKFEKLKAWYIENYTALAKHYLEKLDATEFLNRYATKKEKYFMPNDENINSFVKYYFKRYQEIGQELDTIDKKENYIKN
- a CDS encoding ankyrin repeat domain-containing protein — protein: MEVSQEELKRYEELQVLALDFARTGKTENLKAMIEAGMGLNLTDHKGNTLLMLASYNGNLETTQMLVDFGADVDRKNDRGQTPLAGVCFKGYLEIVKVLVENGANIHENNGMGTTPLMFASMFGNTEIVKYLNEKDINKSFKSKLYFWFSKIIKFFKKKS
- a CDS encoding MlaD family protein gives rise to the protein MSKEIVNNENLNETVVYQAKQESKKKFSFVWLLPLVILGILGYIAYESYSKKGTNIIVYFKSAEGLKENVTPLEYKGLTLGKVTKISMNEDLKSVAVNILVNSDVANYVANENSKFWIKKPTVSLTKVSGLNTLISGYKIELSTSLKNQEDLKNIKYKWYFDGLDSQPDEEFEENGYYVTLLANDKDNIDVGTPIFYNKYQIGEIISKEFKSEEVYASAYIYDKYNYLVNKSSKFIMNEALKVSYGASGLNIEVGSLYSAIIGGITVVTTAKDDDKISKDDIQILYASKDDLKKKIYFSLDFNDAKIEEKTPILFKGIEIGRVTNIKLNEDILSAKAYVYEEYKYLLTKNSRFFVEEPTISFGGIKNLGNIIKGNYISLDYKEGEFSDKFSGVSKKDLKKSLDTIKIDLVADSLNSINDRSKIYYKNIEIGRVDSYELSKDYKSVRISILIDERYKDLINDNSKFYDMSSKLVEIKNFDMNVNYSGLESVLNGAIGLVSNKNEAKLNKKEFTLFPSYKDIEKINRDKNSGFIVYTEFDNSFIIKENMALVYKNQEIGFVKNIKFDNIVSKVEFFVYEDFRQYIKNTSRFFKKPKIDFKASLSGVIFEVDNFSSFLEGSIELDNSSKTPLGNHEIYASFDEMQMATNMVTIVFDDVEGLQEDFSKIVYKGANIGKVKKISLNKNQKVEVKAIIDRDFNEFAKEGTIYYLKKPRISLQEVANVGSTIMAVNIGVIKNDKNEKSGYQTSFIGSDKEPAVNSHFGTIIKVEDKTASSVNVDSPIYYKNVQIGKVLKVDLSEDASRVIIDCLIQDKYKKFVRKNSEFYDISGFEMEFSIFSGSKIESNTITSIIKGGLVVVTPYDYKEIATTNDRFNLNKTLRDDWKIISPSIK
- a CDS encoding ATP-binding protein; this translates as MKNLSLRLRLAFILLFLFIIASFIATSISMYQTKKSLIEMFNTELFHFAQRLSNSNIGILQNQSKQTLDDMEKYMSVDDDALTFSIFSIDGNILYTDGEDSKNFLFNPSILSSKDGVIFEENKKFRIIWMLSNNKKFVVVVASEKEFIDDLIFDILEDLIYPWLFILPFLIIITILLITKELKPLNKLSKDLTLRDAKDSSTLDENSTKELKPVIKALNSLFIKTNTMIEKERRFTSNAAHELKTPLTAIKIQTEVAKLSLDDKDLLLKSLNNIEIGVNRATRMIEQLLALSRLESINEFENISKIDWIEIINSTIKELEFKAKEKNISINFLHKNNIKSINGEDFVLSLLIRNLLDNAIKYNENGTNIKIELEKNSLIIEDNGKGINSEILENIGERFIRPTGQKQIGSGLGFSIVMQIAKLHNLHLNFENITPNGFRITIYW
- a CDS encoding response regulator, producing the protein MKILLIEDDSLIGDGIVAGLKKLGFTVDWFEDGLDGKDALMMANYDAVILDLSLPSMDGLDILKFWREKKIKTPVIILTARDAINQRIEGLNKGADDYLCKPFSLAELQARVSALIRRSYGEVAEFIEVADIKLYLAEQKVTKNGKEIDFTAKEIKVLKIFMLNKGVVLSRETISEKLYDFDKELNSNTLDVFIHAIRKKLGNSYIKTIYGAGYKLEDKK
- a CDS encoding catalase — its product is MKKIMTTTGGNPIADNQNSITAGERGPVLLQDYQLIQKLAHQNRERIPERVVHAKGSGAFGELEITEDISKYTKAKVLQKGEKTKLLLRISTVAGERGAADAERDVRGFALKFYTKEGNWDLVGNNTPVFFVRDAIKFPDFIHTQKRDPQSNLRSNTAMWDFWSLSPESLHQVTILMSDRGLPKSLRHINGYGSHTYSLINSNNERFWVKFHFKTLQGIETITNKEAEAIVGKDRESNQRDLFTNIESGNFPKWSFEIQIMTEEQAKNCAFNPFDLTKVWPHGDYPMIKVGTMTLNENPKNYFQQVEQAAFSPSNIVPGISFSPDKMLQARIFSYPDAQRYRVGTHYEMLPVNKPIVEVNTYNLDGSMNFQVKEPTKAFYEPNSFDGPVEDASFLEPDLEVGDIAKRYNHRIGNDDFSQPRALFMLMSQNQKEQLFSNIAEAMGGVPRNIIDRQIALFEQVHSDYAAGVKKALGI
- a CDS encoding YgiW/YdeI family stress tolerance OB fold protein, which encodes MKKSIIMASLLFASTSVFAEFVGQTSQTIQTEQGGFNGPSISKTTVEKVKTSKDDMPVVLEGNIVQHLGKDKYLFRDQTGDITIEIDNDDWKGVTVTPKDSVTIYGEVDKDWNSIEIDVDSVVKK